DNA sequence from the Sediminibacillus dalangtanensis genome:
GAACTTGAGGAATCTGCAGAAGTCTTTCGGACAGATGCGTTTATGGCGATGAAAGCGGCGGGCAAACGCGGTCTGTTATTTGATGTCATATTTTTAGATCCGCCGTATGGAAATGTTTCCTATGAGAAATTATTGGGAGCAATAGATACATACCACTTGTCGACAAAAAAAGGGCTGATCGTTTGCGAACATGAAAACAGAGAAAGACTGGTCGATGAATATGCCGGTTTTTCACGAAGGCAGACAGAAGTTTACGGAGGTACTACCAGCATTACTATCTACCAGCGAAAGGAGCAATAAAGATGGAAAGAGTTGCTATATGTCCAGGAAGTTTTGATCCAGTCACCTATGGACATTTGGACATTATTCAGCGGGGGGCAAAGGTGTTTGATAAAATTATTGTAACTGTTTTTAACAATCAATCGAAGTCTCCGCTATTTACTGTAGACGAAAG
Encoded proteins:
- the rsmD gene encoding 16S rRNA (guanine(966)-N(2))-methyltransferase RsmD, whose translation is MRVISGKYKGRQLDPVPNRLTRPTTDKVKEALFQIIGPFFQGGNCLDLFAGSGGLGIEALSRGMEKAVFVDKQPKAIRTIHDNLRSLELEESAEVFRTDAFMAMKAAGKRGLLFDVIFLDPPYGNVSYEKLLGAIDTYHLSTKKGLIVCEHENRERLVDEYAGFSRRQTEVYGGTTSITIYQRKEQ